From a single Phragmites australis chromosome 7, lpPhrAust1.1, whole genome shotgun sequence genomic region:
- the LOC133924595 gene encoding UDP-xylose transporter 1-like, producing the protein MSAGFQHGVIGSLALSVASSVAIVICNKALISTLGFPFATTLTSWHLIVTFCTLHVAQRLHFFEPKAIDGQTVILFGLLNGTSIGLLNLSLGFNSIGFYQMTKLAIIPFTVLLETIFLKKRFSESIKLSLLVLLLGVGIASVTDLKLNLLGSVLSGLAIATTCVGQILTNTIQKKLKVSSTQLLYQSAPYQAAILFATGPFVDQLLTNRSVFAHKYSALVLGFIVLSCLIAVSVNFSTFLVIGTTSPVTYQVLGHLKTCLVLSFGYTLLHDPFTLRNILGILIAIFGMALYSYFSVREGKKKSTNDALPVSQMPDKEVEPLLATKDSNDTKKANGLSHDC; encoded by the exons ATGTCAGCTGGTTTCCAACACGGTGTGATTGGGTCACTTGCACTCTCCGTTGCATCTTCAGTTGCCATTGTCATCTGCAACAAAGCTCTCATCAGCACActtggttttccatttg CTACAACATTAACAAGCTGGCATCTGATTGTGACCTTCTGCACCCTCCATGTGGCACAGCGCTTACATTTCTTTGAGCCCAAGGCAATTGATGGACAGACGGTGATACTCTTTGGGTTACTAAACGGTACCTCGATCGGCCTTCTCAACCTTAGTTTAGGATTCAACTCCATTGGATTCTACCAG ATGACAAAATTGGCGATCATACCTTTCACTGTGCTATTGGAGACAATCTTCCTGAAAAAAAGATTCAG TGAGAGTATCAAGCTTTCTCTTCTGGTCTTACTTCTTGGAGTAGGCATCGCTTCAGTTACTGATCTCAAGCTAAATCTGCTTGGGTCCGTCCTTTCTGGCCTTGCCATTGCCACCACTTGTGTTGGCCAAATT CTAACAAATACAATACAGAAGAAGTTAAAGGTCTCCTCAACGCAGCTTCTGTACCAATCTGCACCTTACCAGGCGGCTATTCTGTTTGCAACTGGCCCTTTTGTGGATCAACTCCTTACTAACCGCAGTGTCTTCGCACACAAATACTCTGCTCTAGTTTTG GGTTTCATCGTTCTATCTTGCTTGATTGCGGTGTCTGTGAACTTCAGTACATTTCTTGTGATTGGAACAACATCACCAGTGACATATCAGGTGCTTGGACACCTTAAGACATGTCTGGTTCTATCATTTGGCTACACTCTATTACACGATCCTTTCACTCTACGGAACATATTGGGAATTCTGATAGCCATATTTGGGATGGCACTGTACTCCTACTTCTCAGTGAGAGAGGGCAAGAAGAAGTCAACAAATGATGCTCTGCCAGTTTCACAG ATGCCAGATAAGGAGGTTGAACCACTTTTGGCAACGAAAGACAGCAATGACACCAAAAAAGCAAATGGTTTATCTCACGACTGCTAA